The Anticarsia gemmatalis isolate Benzon Research Colony breed Stoneville strain chromosome 18, ilAntGemm2 primary, whole genome shotgun sequence DNA window CTGCTAAAACCCCCAGGTGACCAAACAGATATTTTGGTCAAAACAATGATAACCGGCGATTTTAAAGAGATAAAGacaagatatttaattatactacTTAATCATGACAATATCATTTAGGAGTTGGAAATTCCAATTTTAAGATAAGATTGATGTATAAATACTTTTGGCAGATagtgtaggtattattttaattggacTCGAGAAGAAAATGCGTGTGGTAATCGTTTTGGCTCTTTTCTATGCGGCTGTTTCAGGTAAGCAGTTAACTTATTTGTAACCCCGTATTTATGTGTATGAGTGGTTTGAAAGACCGCCGCGATCCGCCCTTTAATATGTTAGTCCCGCGTAATAGGGGgtgagcttattgccatatatcCATATACCAAACTTCGAGTTGCTACTGAGAATAATGCAATTCACAATCCGAAAATCGAACACAAAACCACGTGATCATCAGAATCATGGAGGCAGAATcggcaaatattattttacaatagacCAACAGTGaaaattccattatttattacCATCTGGTAGTTGCTAGTAGTCTATCGTAGGGACTTAACAACCTTCACTtcaaaagtccccgcgacacaaaagtttcacttttaagaaaatatatttaaattcttcCCTTTACTTCCCAGCTGTACCACTCAATTCTCAAAGGATTGTAGGTGGTACTGTTACTACAATTGACAACTATCCTTCCATGGTGGCTGTACTGGAGTCTTTCCAGGGTCAGAATTACAGACATGTCTGTGGAGGTACCATCATGAATCAAAGGACTATACTATCGGCCGCTCACTGTTTCAAGTAAGTACTCAACTTTAATATACTCATAATACAAGTTTACTTTCATTAGCCTGACAACTTAGGAGCTTCAATTCTATGCGTTACTGATTACTGGATGGTGGCAGTAATTTAACTCAAATACTGTTCCGCTGTTGGGTAAAGGTCTCATCCCGAAGAAGTGCAAAATTACACTATAGCTAAGCtcttaaacttttattatttttaaggttatGTGGAGGTGTCTCGAACCATGTTCGCTGGCACTTTTTTGTCCCCGTGTAATAAGATGCAATAATGATGCAGAAAACACTCCAACAAAACTTCAACAGAATGAAAAAtcccaatagcactttgtccatTTACGGTCCTGGGAGTTGAATCTGAAACCTCGTGAtcgaaatgtattttatatgtattcaaTTCCTTTTTTCAGCCCCCTGAATCCTGTAAACTTCCGCATGCGTGTCGGCTCGACTATGGCGAACAGCGGAGGCATCGTTCACACTGTGAACAATATTCTCATTCACCCAGACTATGCTGTAGTCGAACATGACCTCGCCCTGGTGCGTGTGGCTAGTCTCATTGTGTACAGCAACTATGTCCAACCAGTCCCTATCGCTGGTCCCAACTATGCGCTAGTAGGCGATGAAGTGGTTTGGGCAACTGGATGGGGCGCTACTTCTGTAAGTACtcatttttatcattaaattgtAATAGCAAAGTGAAAAAGTTACGCATTTTTAAGGAAGTCTCATAGACGCTTATTCTAGTCTGAATCATATTTATACGGGATTATATCGAAATCACTAACCTTTCCAACAAAAAAGTCATCTAAATCAGTCCAcccaataaaaagttatgaggtaacGTAAAAGAATACAGACGAGTTGAGAACCTCCTCTTCACTTTATCCACCTCTTGCAATCTAGCTATGTCTGGAAAACTCAAACATATTCGTTAGAATGACAGAACAGATCAATTTACCAATCGCGCTAGCTCTTACTAAACATACCTTTTATGACACAATTCGCAGTCAAGTTCTTGGGAAACTACTAGCCCTAACAGGCATACCAATCATGTAGAGCATTAAATTTCAATCATATATTTTGCAgaactgaataataataatacattttttaatttcagttcatGGGACCATGGTCTGAACAACTTCGCCACGTTCAAGTATGGACAATCAGCCACGAGGTATGCAACGAGCGTATGGGTGTCTCCGAGAACCAACTGTGCACTGGCTGGCTTGACGTCGGTGGTCGTGACCAGTGCCAGGGTGACTCCGGTGGTCCCGTCTACCACAACGGTGTGGTCGTTGGAGTCACTTCTTATGGTATAGGATGTGCTAGCCCTCGATTCCCTGGGGTCAATGTAAGGGTATCACGATATGCTACTTGGATTCAGGCTAATGCGTAATGTTTGGtatgtagaaataaattaattaagttagaCAATTTGTTTTACTGGTAAATAGCGATGACAATGGCTTCTGGTTGGCCAGTTCCGTCCCTTACTTTGAAATGCATCTCgaaattttttgtattttacattttttcctTTGTCAAGTCCTTCTCTAAGATTCTGTTCTCACTTACGGAAACTTACAAATATGAAAAGAAAGACAAGTGCTACCAGACCATAACTTTACATTCATCTTtgaatcacaaaaaaaaattttgaccATAGAGCCACTGCAATTTTTTTTGACGTGACTATCACTATAGTCacgtggtataagttggcacctcataggttcgtacccgaggctacacaccaatgactttttaaagttatgagTGTATTAGATAAAAACAATCCTAGCTCTAACGGTGCAGAAACCTATCAGgcctaaaaattatttaatacatttattcaaggcatgcaaagtccccaacccgcacttggccagaggatggactcaaggcgtaacccctccctcgtttgggagaagactcttgcccagcagtggaacaacCCATTacgttaaaaaattataataataatttatttgagttGCTCCTGACGccttaacatttatttaacgtgatattaggtcggggaaaagtattttcgcattataatatgtatgaacttgtaatgatTTACGGGAGAGTAATCTGGAATACTTAGGAGATAAAAGAATCCGAGATTTACATGTCATGATTATGCAATTCTTTATCATCTTTAGGTACCTACGTGCGTTCACTATCAGCATTAATCCATTAAATATATCTAATTAACGATAGCTAATTATGATACACTTGATATCAAAAAAATCGAAACACCCCTcaaagttttaagttttttgtacTCAATAGAGGGAGTTAGCTCTCAAGGACTagctaattaaattttaacatttttctccTGAATTCCTTTGGTTAATGTAACCATAGGACATCGAAAAGTACACTTCAATTGATACCAAACGATcactatattttatgtttgtatatatgttTTTGTCGTACATAAAGCATTTGTGTTAAAAGGCTTTTCGCTTTTTTTGACGCgaagtgtataaataaaaataatgacaagaTATCTATAAGCCAAGTCGATGGCATACTTCGAAAGAGGTAGAAAAAgataagattaatatttttatataaaaagagcTTGCATAATCATTTCTAAATATAGTTACTCTCAGGCTGAAGACCAAAATGCGGCTGTTCTTAGTGTTGGCTTTGTGCTGTGCGGCTGTCTCAGGTATGTACACTAACTTAGCCAGAAATAGGCTGGACTCTTAAGCCCGGTTTCCACTGCAAGCAGAGCGGACCCATTCATCATTTTTTTAACTCGCAAGCGCAAACGGCATACTTTTATTTCCACCAAAATGGAATTCCAAAGGGTGCAGTTCGTTCTTGCGAGTTTAATGAAGTCATTAATGGATTCGTTCGCGGTTGAAACCGGGCTTCAATCACGTCGATCAAACTTTGCAATTGCTCGAAAGAAACTGCGGTAACTCGGATCTCAAGACCCCAAAGTCTTGGCCTGAAACTGCCCAAATATGTAAACTCTTATGAGTCTACTATATTGTCACCGCTTGATGGACTTACTAGCTGCAGCAGAATCAGCACAGCCAGCTGTACCTGGAACAATGGACGGCGTAAGAGTGCAGGGGATATGTCACGGCCCACactaacaaaacacaaacacagTTGACAACA harbors:
- the LOC142980483 gene encoding trypsin, alkaline C-like, whose protein sequence is MRVVIVLALFYAAVSAVPLNSQRIVGGTVTTIDNYPSMVAVLESFQGQNYRHVCGGTIMNQRTILSAAHCFNPLNPVNFRMRVGSTMANSGGIVHTVNNILIHPDYAVVEHDLALVRVASLIVYSNYVQPVPIAGPNYALVGDEVVWATGWGATSFMGPWSEQLRHVQVWTISHEVCNERMGVSENQLCTGWLDVGGRDQCQGDSGGPVYHNGVVVGVTSYGIGCASPRFPGVNVRVSRYATWIQANA